The nucleotide sequence ACGAATACCCGCATCCTGAATCACATACTTAAAGATCTCGGGGAAAGGCTTTACCAGTCCCAGTTGATAAGACAGATAGCATTGATGAAAGTAATCGTCGGGCACATGTCCTTTGTACGAGAAACGTTCGCGACAAATAAAGTCCCAATGAATAATGTTTGTGTTACTCAGCAACATCACATTGTATTTTTCACGAAGAGTAAGCAACAGCTCCAGTTTGGCAGCAGGCATATCAGCCAGCATTGCAATCCACGCATCTTCGATCTGCTGGTCGGTTATCGTTTGGGAAGTCAGCTTTCTTATACCATCCCGGAACTCTTCGGGCGTAATACTCCCCTCTTCTATCTTCAAAAAAAGACCTTCCTGAAGATAGGTGGTAGTTATCAACTCGCGGATGGTGCTCACACCGATTTCCTCGAAGGAAGCTATACAGCGCGGGCGGTTCAGGTTAATTAAAACGCCACCCATATCTACTAACAGATTTTTAATTTTCTCCATAGATTGCAAACTTACAAAAAAAACTTTATGCATCTTGTGTTTGTTTACTAGTTAAACTTCAAACATAAAGCTATGAACACAGTATTTGAAAAAGGAACAGTTATGAATCTGGAAAATATGATCGATTATTCCGAAGGTGGAGTCGTGAGTAAGCAA is from uncultured Macellibacteroides sp. and encodes:
- a CDS encoding HAD family phosphatase, with the protein product MEKIKNLLVDMGGVLINLNRPRCIASFEEIGVSTIRELITTTYLQEGLFLKIEEGSITPEEFRDGIRKLTSQTITDQQIEDAWIAMLADMPAAKLELLLTLREKYNVMLLSNTNIIHWDFICRERFSYKGHVPDDYFHQCYLSYQLGLVKPFPEIFKYVIQDAGIRPEETLLIDDARPNCETAASLGFKTYMPEAGEDWSHLFNISL